A single region of the Betta splendens chromosome 12, fBetSpl5.4, whole genome shotgun sequence genome encodes:
- the fam78ab gene encoding protein FAM78A isoform X1, translating into MGCIQSIRCKPKSFRDSIIVLEVKTCIDSNPTSIDESSSVVLRYRTPHFRAHAHVLVPPVAGQETWTIGWIQACNHMEFFNTYGNKGMSSWELPDLRDGKIQAISDSDGVNYPWYGNTTETCTVVGPTKKDSRFTVSMNDNFYPSVTWGVPVSDSNVPQLSGIRRDQSFTTWLVAVNRATAETLVLQTIRWRMRLRIRVDPDRPLGRRAVLEEPVSQEQPQILGKNESIPPNAMVKPNANDAQVLMWRPKNGDPVVVIPPKY; encoded by the exons ATGGGCTGCATCCAGAGTATCAGGTGTAAGCCCAAGAGTTTCCGAGACAGTATCATCGTCCTGGAGGTGAAAACGTGCATCGATTCGAACCCCACCAGCATCGACGAGTCGTCCAGCGTGGTCCTGCGCTACCGGACGCCGCACTtccgcgcacacgcgcacgtcCTGGTACCGCCGGTGGCCGGTCAGGAGACCTGGACCATCGGCTGGATTCAGGCGTGTAATCACATGGAGTTCTTCAACACCTACGGCAACAAAGGGAT GTCCAGCTGGGAGCTGCCCGACCTGCGCGACGGCAAGATCCAGGCCATCAGCGACTCGGACGGCGTGAACTACCCCTGGTACGGCAACACCACGGAGACCTGCACCGTCGTGGGCCCCACCAAGAAGGACAGCAGGTTCACCGTCAGCATGAACGACAACTTCTACCCCAGCGTGACCTGGGGCGTGCCGGTCAGCGACAGCAACGTGCCTCAGCTCAGCGGCATCCGCCGCGACCAGAGCTTCACCACGTGGCTGGTGGCCGTCAACCGGGCCACGGCGGAGACGCTGGTGCTGCAGACCATCCGCTGGAGGATGCGGCTGCGCATCAGGGTGGACCCCGACCGGCCCCTGGGCCGCAGGGCCGTGCTGGAGGAGCCCGTGAGCCAGGAGCAGCCCCAGATCCTGGGCAAGAACGAGTCCATCCCCCCGAACGCCATGGTCAAGCCCAACGCCAACGACGCCCAGGTGCTGATGTGGCGGCCAAAGAACGGAGACCCCGTCGTGGTCATCCCGCCCAAATACTGA
- the fam78ab gene encoding protein FAM78A isoform X3, translated as MNDNFYPSVTWGVPVSDSNVPQLSGIRRDQSFTTWLVAVNRATAETLVLQTIRWRMRLRIRVDPDRPLGRRAVLEEPVSQEQPQILGKNESIPPNAMVKPNANDAQVLMWRPKNGDPVVVIPPKY; from the coding sequence ATGAACGACAACTTCTACCCCAGCGTGACCTGGGGCGTGCCGGTCAGCGACAGCAACGTGCCTCAGCTCAGCGGCATCCGCCGCGACCAGAGCTTCACCACGTGGCTGGTGGCCGTCAACCGGGCCACGGCGGAGACGCTGGTGCTGCAGACCATCCGCTGGAGGATGCGGCTGCGCATCAGGGTGGACCCCGACCGGCCCCTGGGCCGCAGGGCCGTGCTGGAGGAGCCCGTGAGCCAGGAGCAGCCCCAGATCCTGGGCAAGAACGAGTCCATCCCCCCGAACGCCATGGTCAAGCCCAACGCCAACGACGCCCAGGTGCTGATGTGGCGGCCAAAGAACGGAGACCCCGTCGTGGTCATCCCGCCCAAATACTGA
- the LOC114867281 gene encoding inactive phospholipid phosphatase 7: MPSGYNVRSGARERNSVLSRPEFMSLNHQPGRGGGGGGGGSGGGAPSACRGGARRPGQLKHQTSQQSEEPADGGSKDRREPSKMPEEDCMQLNPSFKGIAMNSLLAIDICLSKRMGVCAYASSSWGGCRSMVGLLALTGHGITWIIGTIVCLTRSNTLAGQEVLVNLLLALILDVMTVAGVQRLVKRRGPWEMTPGLLDCIALDLYSFPAAHASRATMVSKFLLSHLVLAVPLRILLVLWAFLVSISRALLGKHHLTDIVCGFALGMLHFSLMETVWLSSNTCQTLISISTLSWSPFY; this comes from the exons ATGCCCTCGGGTTATAATGTGCGATCCGGCGCGCGGGAGAGGAACAGCGTCCTGAGCCGACCCGAGTTCATGTCCCTGAACCATCAaccgggccgcggcggcggcggcggcggcggcggcagcggcggaggGGCGCCGTCCGCGTGCCGCGGCGGCGCGAGGCGACCGGGTCAGCTCAAGCACCAGACGAGCCAGCAGAGCGAGGAACCCGCTGACGGCGGCAGTAAAGACAGGAGGGAGCCCAGCAAAATGCCAGAGGAGGACTGCATGCAGCTGAACCCGTCGTTCAAGGGGATCGCCATGAACTCCCTCCTCGCCATTGACATCTGCCTGTCGAAGCGCATGGGGGTGTGCGCGTACGCGTCCTCCTCGTGGGGAGGCTGCCGCTCCATGGTCGGCCTGCTGGCCCTCACCGGCCACGGCATCACGTGGATCATTGGCACCATAGTGTGCCTCACAAGGAGTAACACTCTGGCCGGACAGGAGGTCCTGGTGAACCTGCTGCTCG CCCTCATCCTGGACGTCATGACCGTCGCCGGCGTCCAGCGGCTGGTGAAGCGCCGGGGCCCGTGGGAGATGACGCCCGGCCTCCTGGACTGCATCGCCCTGGACCTCTACTCCTTCCCCGCGGCCCACGCCAGCCGGGCCACCATGGTGTCCAAGTTCCTGCTGTCCCACCTGGTGCTGGCCGTGCCGCTGCGCAtcctgctggtgctgtgggCGTTCCTGGTGAGCATCTCGCGGGCGCTGCTGGGGAAGCACCACCTCACCGACATCGTGTGCGGCTTCGCCCTGGGAATGCTCCACTTCAGCCTGATGGAGACGGTGTGGCTCTCGTCAAACACGTGCCAGACTCTCATTTCCATAAGCACACTGAGCTGGAGCCCGTTTTACTAA
- the fam78ab gene encoding protein FAM78A isoform X2: MVLKLQQAATGQNSGGRSSWELPDLRDGKIQAISDSDGVNYPWYGNTTETCTVVGPTKKDSRFTVSMNDNFYPSVTWGVPVSDSNVPQLSGIRRDQSFTTWLVAVNRATAETLVLQTIRWRMRLRIRVDPDRPLGRRAVLEEPVSQEQPQILGKNESIPPNAMVKPNANDAQVLMWRPKNGDPVVVIPPKY, from the exons ATGGTTCTCAagctccagcaggctgcaacTGGACAGAACAGCGGAGGAAG GTCCAGCTGGGAGCTGCCCGACCTGCGCGACGGCAAGATCCAGGCCATCAGCGACTCGGACGGCGTGAACTACCCCTGGTACGGCAACACCACGGAGACCTGCACCGTCGTGGGCCCCACCAAGAAGGACAGCAGGTTCACCGTCAGCATGAACGACAACTTCTACCCCAGCGTGACCTGGGGCGTGCCGGTCAGCGACAGCAACGTGCCTCAGCTCAGCGGCATCCGCCGCGACCAGAGCTTCACCACGTGGCTGGTGGCCGTCAACCGGGCCACGGCGGAGACGCTGGTGCTGCAGACCATCCGCTGGAGGATGCGGCTGCGCATCAGGGTGGACCCCGACCGGCCCCTGGGCCGCAGGGCCGTGCTGGAGGAGCCCGTGAGCCAGGAGCAGCCCCAGATCCTGGGCAAGAACGAGTCCATCCCCCCGAACGCCATGGTCAAGCCCAACGCCAACGACGCCCAGGTGCTGATGTGGCGGCCAAAGAACGGAGACCCCGTCGTGGTCATCCCGCCCAAATACTGA